CGCGAAACGCTAGTAGCCCTCGGCGCCGCCGCCCTTGCGCGGATCGAACGCGCCACGCAGGTTGCCCGGCTCGATCGTCATCGCGCCCACCGCGCCGAGCATCGGCACGACCCTGAGCTTGTAGCCCATTTGCGCAAGCGAGTTGCGCGTTGCCTCGGGCATCGCCTGCTCGACGATCACGACGTCGGGCGCGGCCTGCTCATGGATACGCGGCTCGTTGACGGCGCTTGCGGGATCCATGTGCGAGCTCAGGATGTTGAGCGCAACCTGGAGCACGCCGGTGAGTATCGTAGGTCCGCCCGAACCGCCCGACGTCATATACGGCGCGTTTTTCTTCAGCACGATGATCGGCGTCATCGAGGAAAGCGGTTGCTTGCCGGGCCGGATGTCGTTGGCGGTCGCGCCCATCAGGTGGTACGCGTTGGGCACACCGGGCGCCACAGAAAAATCATCCATCTCGTCGTTGAGGATGATACCGAGCTTGGGCACGGCGACCTTGGCACCGAATGCGGTGTTGATCGTCGTCGTAATCACGACGACGTTCAGGTCCTTGTCCACGATCATCATGTTCGAGGTGCCATGATCATGCGCCGCCGGAACCGGTTGTGCTGGGGATTTCGGATGCAGCGCGCGGTCGCGTAACTGCTGGATATGCATTGGCGACAGGTAGTCGAAGACGGGCACCTTGACGAAATCGGGATCGGCGTAGCTCTCGCGATCGATGAACCCCTGCCGCATCACCTCAATGAGCCGCGCCAGGTAAGGCGGCGAATCGACCCCGAGCCCGCCGATGTCGCCTGGCTCGAGCGCGGCCAGCATCTCGAGCAACACGCCGCCCGAGGACGGCGGCGGCATCGTGTAAACGTCGTAACCCTGGAACTCGTGATGAATCGGATCCTGCCAGCG
This sequence is a window from Candidatus Binataceae bacterium. Protein-coding genes within it:
- the ggt gene encoding gamma-glutamyltransferase, with translation MQNCSPSYRSLFWIGSIALAFLAGALSLTDRALAQPAAAPWPQQPVIAQHGMVVSESADGSRAGVEILKTGGNAIDAGVATALAVCVTNASSCGIGGGGFMLVYLARQHRFYALDYRETAPLKASPTMYMQGGKANEKLAQDGALAVGVPGEIAGLATILKRFGTMKFQAVAAPAAKLANGGFIVSPHLASEIAREANAMKADPELAAIFLNPDGSPHRAGDTVYEKDLAATLRSLGDDPVPKFYRGDIADAIASFVSSHGGILSAQDFANFRPRWQDPIHHEFQGYDVYTMPPPSSGGVLLEMLAALEPGDIGGLGVDSPPYLARLIEVMRQGFIDRESYADPDFVKVPVFDYLSPMHIQQLRDRALHPKSPAQPVPAAHDHGTSNMMIVDKDLNVVVITTTINTAFGAKVAVPKLGIILNDEMDDFSVAPGVPNAYHLMGATANDIRPGKQPLSSMTPIIVLKKNAPYMTSGGSGGPTILTGVLQVALNILSSHMDPASAVNEPRIHEQAAPDVVIVEQAMPEATRNSLAQMGYKLRVVPMLGAVGAMTIEPGNLRGAFDPRKGGGAEGY